One genomic segment of Dysosmobacter sp. Marseille-Q4140 includes these proteins:
- the yunB gene encoding sporulation protein YunB yields MALGFHYYRRRLARLRLGRLAALTAVAAALTALALAAAQMKPLLTSLATTRVSNAVTQIVTQSVDEAIASGELDYENLVNFEKDNDGKITAVRSNMAAFNLLQSHILQTVLERINQVSAKDLSIPIGSLTGSALLAGRGPRITVRMESVGSSQASFQNAFTSAGINQTKHQIILTIDVYVSILLPGFTTATKVSNSFIVAETVIVGSVPDSYTYFSTDPDTYEEDLKDYILNGN; encoded by the coding sequence ATGGCTCTGGGATTTCACTACTACCGCCGCCGGCTGGCCCGGCTGCGGCTGGGGCGGCTGGCGGCGCTGACTGCCGTGGCGGCGGCCCTGACGGCGCTGGCCCTGGCGGCGGCGCAGATGAAGCCGCTGCTGACCTCTCTCGCCACCACCCGGGTGTCCAACGCCGTGACCCAGATCGTGACCCAGTCGGTGGACGAGGCCATCGCCTCCGGCGAGCTGGACTATGAGAACCTGGTGAACTTCGAGAAGGACAACGACGGAAAGATCACCGCCGTGCGCAGCAACATGGCGGCCTTCAACCTGCTCCAGTCCCACATCCTGCAGACGGTGCTGGAGCGGATCAACCAGGTGTCCGCCAAGGACCTGTCCATCCCCATCGGGAGCCTGACGGGCTCGGCGCTGCTGGCCGGCCGGGGGCCCCGGATCACCGTGCGGATGGAGTCCGTGGGGTCCTCTCAGGCCAGCTTTCAAAACGCCTTCACCTCCGCGGGCATCAACCAGACCAAGCACCAGATCATATTGACCATCGACGTGTACGTCAGCATCCTGCTGCCGGGCTTCACCACCGCCACCAAGGTCTCCAACTCCTTCATCGTGGCGGAGACGGTGATCGTGGGCTCGGTGCCGGACAGCTACACCTATTTCAGCACGGATCCGGACACCTACGAGGAGGATCTGAAGGACTACATCCTCAACGGCAACTAA
- a CDS encoding sigma-70 family RNA polymerase sigma factor translates to MRNSQEQTHLPLDRHSDEALCALAASGNREAEEVLVARYNRLVRTCARPFFLIGGDSEDLTQEGMVGLIKAVREYDAAKEASFRTFAEICIRNRLYSVLRAAARDKHSPLNQSVPLDTPFLDSNSYTSGTSHLAQRNPEDFLIDREHTAALLAGVRKQLSEFEAEILGYYLDGLSCREIAETVGKPPKSVDNAVQRIRRKVARQLQSGDLSGS, encoded by the coding sequence ATGCGTAACTCACAAGAGCAAACCCATCTGCCTCTGGACCGGCACAGCGATGAAGCCCTGTGCGCTCTGGCAGCCTCTGGAAATCGGGAGGCTGAGGAGGTCCTGGTGGCCCGGTATAACCGGCTGGTCCGCACCTGCGCCCGCCCCTTCTTTCTGATCGGCGGAGACAGCGAGGACCTGACCCAGGAGGGGATGGTGGGTCTCATCAAAGCCGTCCGGGAATACGACGCCGCCAAAGAGGCCTCGTTCCGGACGTTCGCGGAAATCTGCATACGCAACCGGCTGTATTCCGTACTCCGCGCCGCGGCGCGGGATAAGCATTCACCGCTCAATCAGTCGGTTCCCCTGGATACACCCTTCCTTGACAGCAACTCCTACACCTCTGGTACCAGTCATTTGGCGCAGCGCAATCCCGAGGATTTCCTGATCGACAGGGAGCACACAGCAGCCCTCTTAGCCGGTGTCCGGAAACAGTTGTCCGAGTTTGAAGCAGAGATTTTGGGGTACTATTTGGACGGTCTTTCATGCAGGGAAATTGCCGAGACGGTAGGCAAGCCCCCAAAGTCCGTGGACAACGCCGTGCAGCGTATTCGACGCAAGGTGGCGCGGCAGCTTCAATCCGGCGATCTCAGCGGAAGCTGA
- the radA gene encoding DNA repair protein RadA gives MKQKTLFYCTSCGNETAKWAGKCPACGAWNTIVEQPEQPRTAGKTPPSRSAGGPRRRACPVTELRTDEEIRFPTGMGELDRVLGGGAVKGSLVLVGGAPGIGKSTLMLQICDQLCKSSRVLYVSGEESEHQLKLRAKRLHVDSPNLLVLSETSLGEVLEAVTAEAPEVLIVDSIQTLWNEALDSPAGSVSQVKDCAMALMQVAKGRGITVFVIGHVNKEGSIAGPKVLEHMVDCVLYFEGDQHAAHRILRAAKNRFGATNEIGVFEMRDSGLVEVENPSELLLSGRPEDAPGTCVTCVMEGARPVLAEIQALVVSTAGSNPRRTSNGFDYNRFAMLLAVLDKRGGLKVSACDAYLNIIGGLWLDEPAADLAAVIALASSYLDRPVPGDLVAVGEVGLTGELRSVSHLEQRISEIHRLGFRRCVVPRRRTGALTAPPGLDLIPAGNIGEAIRAALGARG, from the coding sequence ATGAAGCAAAAAACGCTCTTTTACTGCACGTCCTGCGGCAATGAGACCGCCAAGTGGGCGGGGAAGTGCCCGGCCTGCGGGGCCTGGAACACCATCGTGGAGCAGCCGGAGCAGCCCCGGACGGCGGGAAAGACCCCGCCCTCCCGCTCCGCGGGAGGACCCAGGCGCCGGGCCTGCCCGGTGACGGAGCTGCGCACCGACGAGGAGATCCGCTTTCCCACGGGCATGGGGGAGCTGGACCGGGTCCTGGGCGGCGGCGCCGTCAAGGGCTCGCTGGTGCTGGTAGGCGGCGCCCCGGGCATCGGCAAATCCACGCTGATGCTCCAGATCTGCGACCAGCTGTGCAAGTCCTCCCGGGTGCTGTATGTATCCGGGGAGGAGTCCGAGCACCAGCTGAAATTGCGTGCTAAGCGATTACATGTGGACAGCCCCAACCTTCTGGTGCTGTCGGAGACCAGCCTGGGGGAGGTCCTGGAGGCGGTGACGGCGGAGGCACCGGAGGTGCTGATCGTGGACTCCATCCAGACCCTCTGGAACGAGGCCCTGGACTCTCCGGCGGGCAGCGTCAGCCAGGTAAAGGACTGCGCCATGGCGCTGATGCAGGTGGCCAAGGGCCGGGGCATCACGGTGTTCGTCATCGGCCACGTCAACAAGGAGGGCTCCATCGCGGGCCCCAAGGTGCTGGAGCACATGGTGGACTGCGTGCTGTACTTCGAGGGCGACCAGCACGCCGCCCACCGGATCCTCCGGGCCGCCAAGAACCGCTTCGGCGCCACCAACGAGATCGGCGTCTTTGAGATGCGGGACAGCGGCCTGGTGGAGGTGGAAAACCCCTCGGAGCTGCTGCTCTCGGGCCGTCCGGAGGATGCGCCGGGCACCTGCGTCACCTGTGTCATGGAGGGGGCCCGGCCGGTGCTGGCGGAGATCCAGGCCCTGGTGGTCAGCACCGCAGGCTCCAATCCCCGCCGCACCAGCAACGGCTTCGACTACAACCGCTTCGCCATGCTGCTGGCGGTGCTGGACAAGCGGGGGGGACTGAAAGTCTCCGCCTGCGACGCCTATCTCAACATCATCGGCGGATTGTGGCTGGACGAGCCCGCCGCGGACCTGGCGGCGGTGATCGCCCTGGCCTCCAGCTATCTGGACCGGCCCGTGCCCGGCGACCTGGTGGCCGTGGGAGAGGTGGGTCTCACCGGCGAACTGCGCAGCGTCAGCCATCTGGAGCAGCGGATCAGCGAGATCCACCGGCTGGGCTTCCGCCGGTGTGTGGTCCCGCGCCGCCGGACCGGGGCCCTGACGGCGCCGCCGGGTCTGGATCTGATTCCGGCCGGGAATATCGGTGAGGCGATCCGAGCGGCGCTGGGCGCGCGGGGATGA
- a CDS encoding tyrosine recombinase XerC — protein sequence MIDYRTQAPQILRDFLAYHETIKAHSRRTVDEYFLDLRNFFRYLKQQRDPSLAGLALDEIDIMDVDLDFVAAVTLTDIYGYMAYLSRDRVLHPNSARSDYGLNAASRARKIATIRSFYNYLTNKMHLLRENPVKDIDSPKLKKTLPKYLTLDESIQLLSSVDGKNQERDYCILTLFLNCGLRISELVGLNRRDIQGDTLRVLGKGNKVRILYLNDACQEALRRYLAVRRPITGRDADALFLSSQNERVSRSTVHAMVKKRLAEAGIDASEYSSHKLRHTAATLMLQNGVDVRAVQEVLGHDHLNTTEIYTHIDSDALRVAAKANPLSKVKRKGNQT from the coding sequence ATGATCGACTACCGCACCCAGGCGCCGCAGATCCTGCGGGATTTTTTGGCGTATCACGAGACCATCAAAGCCCACTCCAGGCGCACCGTGGACGAATACTTCCTGGACCTGCGGAATTTCTTCCGCTATCTCAAGCAGCAGCGCGATCCGTCCCTGGCGGGCCTGGCGCTGGACGAGATCGACATTATGGACGTGGATCTGGACTTTGTGGCCGCCGTGACGTTGACGGACATCTACGGCTACATGGCCTATCTCAGCCGGGACCGGGTCCTGCATCCAAACAGCGCCCGGTCTGACTACGGTCTGAACGCCGCGTCCCGGGCCCGGAAGATCGCCACGATCCGGTCGTTTTACAACTACCTGACCAACAAGATGCACCTACTTCGTGAAAATCCTGTCAAAGATATCGACTCTCCGAAATTGAAGAAAACATTGCCGAAATACCTGACTTTGGACGAAAGCATCCAGCTTTTGAGTTCTGTGGATGGCAAAAATCAGGAACGGGACTACTGTATCCTGACGCTGTTCCTCAACTGCGGCCTGCGGATCAGCGAGCTGGTGGGCCTCAACCGCCGGGACATCCAGGGCGACACCCTGCGGGTCCTGGGCAAGGGCAACAAGGTCCGCATCCTCTACCTCAACGACGCCTGCCAGGAGGCCCTGCGGCGGTATCTGGCGGTGCGGCGGCCCATCACCGGCCGGGATGCCGACGCACTGTTTCTCTCGTCCCAGAACGAGCGGGTCAGCCGGTCCACGGTCCACGCCATGGTGAAAAAGCGCCTGGCCGAGGCGGGCATCGACGCCTCGGAGTACTCGTCCCACAAGCTGCGCCACACCGCCGCCACGCTGATGCTGCAAAACGGCGTGGACGTCCGGGCGGTCCAGGAGGTCCTGGGCCACGACCATCTCAACACCACGGAGATCTACACCCACATCGACAGCGACGCCCTGCGGGTGGCGGCGAAGGCCAATCCCCTCTCAAAAGTCAAGCGCAAGGGAAATCAGACGTGA
- a CDS encoding manganese catalase family protein, whose product MFVYEKKLQYPVKIKNTNPKLAALIISQYGGPDGELGASLRYLSQRYSMPYPELKGLLTDIGTEELGHLEMIGTIVHQLTRDLTEDQIKAAGFAPYFIDHTAGVYPTAASGSPWNAAGMAVKGDTIADLTEDLAAEQKARVTYDNILRMSDDPDVSDAIKFLRAREIVHFQRFGEGLRLAKDRLDEKNVYYMNPSFDR is encoded by the coding sequence ATGTTCGTCTATGAGAAAAAATTGCAGTACCCGGTGAAGATCAAGAACACCAACCCCAAGCTGGCGGCCCTCATCATCAGCCAGTACGGCGGGCCCGACGGGGAGCTGGGCGCTTCCCTGCGGTATCTGAGCCAGCGCTACTCCATGCCCTACCCGGAGCTCAAGGGCCTCCTGACCGACATCGGTACCGAGGAGCTGGGCCACCTGGAGATGATCGGCACCATCGTCCACCAGCTGACAAGGGACCTCACCGAGGACCAGATCAAGGCTGCCGGCTTTGCCCCCTACTTCATCGACCACACCGCCGGGGTCTACCCCACCGCCGCCTCCGGCTCCCCCTGGAACGCCGCCGGCATGGCCGTCAAGGGCGACACCATCGCGGACCTGACCGAGGATCTGGCCGCCGAGCAGAAGGCCCGGGTTACCTATGACAACATCCTGCGCATGAGCGACGACCCGGACGTCAGCGACGCCATCAAGTTCCTGCGGGCCCGGGAGATCGTCCACTTCCAGCGCTTCGGCGAGGGACTGCGCCTGGCCAAGGACAGACTGGACGAGAAGAACGTCTACTATATGAACCCCTCCTTCGACCGCTGA
- a CDS encoding phosphoglucosamine mutase, which produces MGKLFGTDGIRGVVGENLTADLAFRTGQAIASVLEEETGRRPLVVIGKDTRISSDMLESALMAGICDLGGDVMPVGTIPTPAVAYLTMQEKADAGIVISASHNPYEHNGIKVFSGQGYKLSDALEARIEAKILSDAPMKHRTREKIGRRHHGMRQMKRDYIDFVASTIESDLSGLKILCDCANGAASATAPELFGRFKAHTDFIHTQPDGVNINSRCGSTHLEDLSAQVVSGGYDIGVAFDGDADRCLLVDERGGVIDGDKVLAVCALDMKRRGKLRGNTLVATVMSNLGLHEFCRNSGIDLICTDVGDRNVLEKMLEKDFRIGGEQSGHTIFTDVETTGDGEVTALQFLQVLARSGKSASELASVCAVYPQVLVNVAVPHSGGVKEKIMASAELAAAVKREEEALGETGRVLVRPSGTEALIRVMVEAKSTNTAQEVADRLADFIKSQDL; this is translated from the coding sequence ATGGGCAAGTTATTTGGAACCGACGGCATCCGCGGCGTGGTGGGGGAGAACCTGACCGCCGATCTGGCCTTCCGCACCGGGCAGGCCATCGCCTCCGTGCTGGAGGAGGAGACGGGCCGGCGGCCCCTGGTGGTCATCGGCAAGGACACCCGCATCTCCTCCGACATGCTGGAGTCCGCCCTGATGGCGGGCATCTGCGACCTGGGCGGCGATGTGATGCCGGTGGGCACCATCCCCACCCCGGCGGTGGCGTATCTGACCATGCAGGAGAAGGCCGACGCGGGCATCGTCATCTCCGCCAGCCACAACCCCTATGAGCACAACGGCATCAAGGTGTTCAGCGGCCAGGGCTACAAGCTCTCCGACGCCCTGGAGGCCCGGATCGAGGCCAAGATCCTCTCCGATGCGCCCATGAAGCACCGGACCCGGGAAAAGATCGGCCGCCGCCACCACGGCATGCGCCAGATGAAGCGGGACTACATCGACTTCGTGGCCTCCACCATCGAGTCGGACCTCTCGGGTCTGAAGATCCTGTGCGACTGCGCCAACGGTGCCGCCAGCGCCACGGCGCCGGAGCTGTTCGGCCGGTTCAAGGCCCATACGGACTTCATCCACACCCAGCCCGACGGCGTCAACATCAACAGCCGCTGCGGCTCCACCCACCTGGAGGACCTGTCCGCCCAGGTGGTCTCCGGCGGCTACGACATCGGTGTGGCCTTCGACGGCGACGCCGACCGGTGCCTGCTGGTGGACGAGAGGGGCGGCGTCATCGACGGCGACAAGGTCCTGGCGGTGTGCGCGCTGGACATGAAGCGCCGGGGAAAGCTCCGGGGCAACACCCTGGTGGCCACGGTCATGAGCAACCTGGGGCTCCACGAGTTCTGCCGGAACAGCGGCATCGACCTCATCTGCACCGACGTGGGCGACCGGAACGTGCTGGAGAAGATGCTGGAGAAGGACTTCCGCATCGGCGGCGAGCAGTCCGGCCACACCATCTTCACCGACGTGGAGACCACCGGCGACGGCGAGGTGACGGCCCTCCAGTTCCTCCAGGTCCTCGCCCGGTCCGGCAAGAGCGCCAGCGAGCTGGCGTCGGTCTGCGCCGTGTACCCCCAGGTGCTGGTGAACGTGGCGGTGCCCCACAGCGGCGGCGTCAAGGAGAAGATCATGGCCTCCGCGGAGCTGGCCGCGGCGGTGAAGCGGGAAGAGGAGGCCCTGGGCGAGACCGGCCGGGTGCTGGTGCGCCCCTCCGGAACCGAGGCACTGATCCGGGTCATGGTGGAGGCCAAGTCCACAAACACCGCCCAGGAAGTGGCAGACCGCTTGGCAGATTTCATAAAATCACAGGACCTGTGA
- a CDS encoding N-acetylmuramoyl-L-alanine amidase produces the protein MMIVLHKRHLYLAGLCLCFLAALGAVLWQGSGAYTAAFAGGTVAQRPTVVVDAGHGGEDGGAVAADGTVEAGLNLAVALRVRDLLAFTGVDTVMTRAGEDAIYDPGCSTLREKKVSDLRNRAALVEATENAVLLSIHQNSLPSSPSTHGAQVFFNGAEGAAPLASGVQEALNQAVNEGKAKSPAAIGASVYLMKNITAPGVLVECGFLTNEAEAAKLKTPEHQLRLAAAITAGLLSAE, from the coding sequence ATGATGATCGTACTGCATAAGCGCCATCTGTACCTGGCGGGGCTGTGCCTCTGCTTTCTGGCCGCGCTGGGTGCGGTGCTGTGGCAGGGCAGCGGCGCCTATACGGCGGCCTTTGCCGGCGGCACCGTAGCGCAGCGGCCCACGGTGGTGGTAGACGCCGGACACGGCGGGGAGGATGGCGGCGCCGTGGCCGCCGACGGCACGGTGGAGGCGGGGCTGAACCTGGCTGTCGCCCTGCGGGTCCGGGACCTGCTGGCCTTCACCGGGGTGGACACCGTCATGACCCGCGCCGGAGAGGACGCCATCTACGATCCCGGCTGTTCCACGCTGCGGGAGAAAAAGGTGTCGGACCTTCGCAACCGGGCGGCGCTGGTGGAAGCCACGGAAAACGCCGTGCTGCTGAGCATCCACCAGAACAGCCTGCCGTCCTCGCCGTCGACCCACGGGGCCCAGGTGTTCTTCAACGGCGCCGAGGGCGCGGCGCCCCTGGCGTCCGGCGTCCAGGAGGCGCTGAACCAGGCGGTCAATGAGGGGAAGGCCAAGAGCCCGGCGGCCATCGGCGCGTCGGTGTACCTGATGAAGAACATCACAGCCCCCGGCGTGCTGGTGGAGTGCGGCTTTCTCACCAACGAGGCCGAGGCGGCAAAGCTGAAAACGCCGGAGCACCAGCTGCGCCTGGCCGCCGCCATCACGGCGGGGCTGCTGAGCGCGGAGTAA
- a CDS encoding spore coat protein CotJB: protein MEKPNKPDLPAPQPCGPGQGQLPGCCGALAFPYIPMQEENPVRYSRMEALQTGTLFPGLDLPFKAAIQAKTKLANTALVELMALDFAIDELGLYLTTHAEDQEALNLYWSYIKLAKEGREKYQQMYGPLLQTDLTPEAGYAWLKDPWPWEEGGNA, encoded by the coding sequence ATGGAAAAACCCAACAAGCCCGATCTGCCCGCTCCGCAGCCCTGCGGCCCCGGCCAGGGGCAGCTGCCCGGCTGCTGCGGCGCGCTGGCATTTCCCTATATCCCCATGCAGGAGGAAAACCCCGTCCGGTACAGCCGGATGGAGGCCCTCCAGACCGGGACGCTGTTCCCGGGGCTGGACCTGCCCTTCAAGGCGGCCATCCAGGCCAAGACGAAGCTCGCCAACACCGCTCTGGTGGAGCTGATGGCCCTGGACTTTGCCATTGACGAGCTGGGGCTCTACCTCACCACCCACGCGGAGGACCAGGAGGCCCTGAACCTCTACTGGTCCTATATCAAGCTGGCCAAGGAGGGCCGGGAAAAGTACCAGCAGATGTACGGACCCCTGCTGCAGACGGATCTGACGCCGGAGGCGGGCTACGCCTGGCTGAAAGACCCGTGGCCCTGGGAGGAAGGAGGCAATGCCTGA
- the ligA gene encoding NAD-dependent DNA ligase LigA: MDYREEMKQLRDFLNQQSYLYYVLDAPVIPDYEYDRLNRRLEELEAEHPEEITPDSPTQRVGDKILEGFETYDHPVPLESLQDVFNGDEVAEFCGRMAEALGEAVAYSVEPKVDGLSVALEYRDGVFVRGATRGDGRVGEDVTENLKTVRSIPMTLPDKLPRLIVRGEVYMSRAVFAELNAQRELQGKPLMANPRNAAAGSLRQLDPKVCAERKLDIQVFNLQLAEGKTFSSHAETLDYMASQHFKVIPHKTLTGTAAVQAEIERINDERMDYPFDIDGAVVKVDHLADRERLGSTAKFPKWAVAFKYPPEKKYSRVTDIVVQVGRTGVLTPKAVLEPVRLAGTTVTNATLHNQDFIAEKDIRVGDTVLVQKAGEIIPEILEVDLTKRPEGTVPYVLPDTCPVCGAPVVRDEDGAAARCTGAECPAQLLRNLTHFASRGAMDIDGCGPAVVQQLVDAGLVRTAADLYTLHAADVAKLDRLGDKSAENLIRAIENSKANDLSRLLYGLGIRQVGEKAAKVLAARLGSMEALMAATEEELTAIPDVGAITARCITEYFAGAQARDLIARLAAAGVNMTSTAAPVGDLLTGRTFVLTGELTAFSRKEAGEKLEALGAKVSGSVSKKTFCVVAGEAAGSKLRKAQELGVPVIDEAAFLTLIGEGEGDAAAVLASLDQAQTPAP; the protein is encoded by the coding sequence ATGGACTACCGGGAGGAAATGAAACAGCTGCGGGACTTTCTGAACCAGCAGAGCTACCTATACTATGTACTGGACGCGCCGGTGATCCCGGACTACGAGTACGACCGGCTCAACCGCCGCCTGGAGGAATTGGAGGCAGAGCACCCGGAGGAGATCACGCCGGACTCTCCCACCCAGCGGGTGGGGGACAAGATCCTGGAGGGCTTTGAGACCTACGACCACCCGGTGCCCCTGGAGAGCCTCCAGGACGTGTTCAACGGCGACGAGGTGGCGGAGTTCTGCGGCCGCATGGCCGAGGCCCTGGGCGAGGCCGTGGCCTACTCCGTGGAGCCCAAGGTGGACGGCCTCTCCGTGGCATTGGAGTACCGGGACGGCGTGTTCGTCCGGGGCGCCACCCGGGGTGACGGCCGGGTGGGCGAGGACGTGACGGAGAACCTGAAAACCGTCCGCTCCATCCCCATGACGCTGCCGGACAAGCTCCCCCGGCTCATCGTCCGGGGGGAGGTCTACATGTCCCGGGCGGTGTTCGCCGAGCTCAACGCCCAGCGGGAGCTCCAGGGCAAGCCCCTGATGGCAAACCCCCGCAACGCCGCCGCCGGAAGTCTGCGGCAGCTGGACCCCAAGGTCTGCGCTGAGCGGAAGCTGGACATCCAGGTGTTCAACCTCCAGCTGGCGGAGGGAAAGACCTTCTCCTCCCACGCCGAGACTCTGGACTACATGGCCAGCCAGCACTTCAAGGTGATCCCCCACAAGACCCTCACCGGCACGGCGGCGGTCCAGGCGGAGATCGAGCGCATCAACGACGAGCGCATGGACTACCCCTTTGACATCGACGGCGCCGTGGTCAAGGTGGACCACCTGGCGGACCGGGAGCGGCTGGGCTCCACCGCCAAGTTCCCCAAGTGGGCCGTGGCCTTCAAGTACCCGCCGGAGAAGAAGTACTCCCGCGTCACCGACATCGTGGTCCAGGTGGGCCGCACCGGGGTCCTGACCCCCAAGGCGGTGCTGGAGCCGGTGCGCCTGGCGGGCACCACCGTCACCAACGCCACCCTCCACAACCAGGACTTCATCGCCGAGAAGGACATCCGCGTGGGAGACACGGTGCTGGTCCAGAAGGCCGGGGAGATCATCCCGGAGATCTTGGAGGTGGACCTCACGAAGCGGCCGGAGGGCACCGTGCCCTACGTGCTGCCGGACACCTGCCCGGTGTGCGGCGCGCCGGTGGTCCGGGACGAAGACGGCGCGGCGGCGCGCTGCACCGGCGCCGAGTGCCCGGCCCAGCTGCTGCGCAACCTCACCCACTTCGCCAGCCGCGGCGCCATGGACATCGACGGCTGCGGCCCCGCCGTGGTGCAGCAGCTGGTGGACGCGGGCCTGGTCCGCACGGCGGCGGACCTGTACACCCTCCACGCCGCGGATGTTGCCAAGCTGGACCGGCTGGGGGACAAGTCCGCGGAGAACCTGATCCGGGCCATCGAGAACTCCAAGGCCAACGATTTGAGCCGCCTGCTCTACGGCCTGGGCATCCGCCAGGTGGGGGAGAAGGCCGCCAAGGTCCTGGCGGCCCGGCTGGGCTCCATGGAGGCCCTGATGGCCGCCACGGAGGAGGAGCTGACCGCCATCCCCGACGTGGGCGCCATCACCGCCCGGTGCATCACGGAGTACTTCGCCGGGGCCCAGGCCAGGGACCTGATCGCCCGCCTGGCGGCGGCGGGGGTCAACATGACCTCCACGGCGGCGCCGGTGGGGGACCTGCTTACCGGGCGGACCTTCGTGCTGACCGGGGAGCTGACCGCCTTCTCCCGGAAGGAGGCGGGGGAGAAGCTGGAGGCCCTGGGCGCCAAGGTCTCCGGGTCCGTGTCCAAAAAGACTTTCTGCGTGGTGGCCGGCGAGGCCGCCGGGTCCAAGCTGCGCAAGGCTCAGGAGCTGGGCGTCCCCGTCATCGACGAGGCGGCCTTCCTGACCCTGATCGGAGAGGGGGAGGGGGATGCCGCCGCGGTGCTGGCATCCCTGGACCAGGCACAAACGCCCGCCCCCTGA
- a CDS encoding zinc-ribbon domain containing protein, which yields MYEDKTLVCKECGQEFVFTAGEQEFYAERGFQNEPQRCKACRDARKNAARGPREYFTAVCAACGGEAKVPFEPKSDRPVYCSECFAKMREQQR from the coding sequence ATGTACGAAGACAAGACTTTAGTGTGCAAAGAGTGCGGCCAGGAGTTCGTGTTCACCGCCGGTGAGCAGGAGTTCTACGCTGAGCGCGGCTTCCAGAACGAGCCCCAGCGCTGCAAGGCCTGCCGGGATGCCCGCAAGAACGCTGCCCGCGGTCCCCGGGAGTACTTCACCGCTGTTTGCGCTGCCTGCGGCGGCGAGGCCAAGGTTCCCTTTGAGCCGAAGTCTGACCGTCCGGTCTACTGCAGCGAGTGCTTCGCCAAGATGAGAGAGCAGCAGAGATAA
- a CDS encoding UDP-N-acetylmuramoyl-L-alanine--D-glutamate ligase has protein sequence MDLDTYMNSLRGKRAAVLGVGVSNRPLIELLSDHGCAVTARDKKTDLGDFGAELAARGVALKLGKDYLADLTEDVIFRTPGLRPDLPPIAAAVERGSRLTSEMEAFFDVCPCPMIAVTGSDGKTTTTTIISELLRRAGRTVHVGGNIGHPLLSEAAAMAPTDWAVLELSSFQLMTMKKSPAIAVVTNLSPNHLDVHKDYAEYIAAKENIFTHQSARDLAVFNADNADTVRSAAKAPGRVRWFSRQKEVDEGAFLRGTSVVVRDGRGERVVMDTADIKLPGVHNVENYLAATAAVDGLVSDETIRDFAREFGGVEHRIELVRERNGVRWYNDSIASSPSRTIAGLRSFPEKVILIAGGKDKGISYAPLGPEVNEHVKLLILCGATAGVIRAAVEQADNYAGLEILEVSDYPAAVALADSRAKAGDVVILSPASTSFDRFANFMERGRVFKDLVNALK, from the coding sequence ATGGATCTGGATACCTATATGAATTCCCTGCGGGGCAAGCGCGCCGCCGTGCTGGGCGTGGGCGTCAGCAACCGGCCCCTGATCGAGCTGCTCTCGGACCACGGCTGCGCCGTCACCGCCCGGGACAAAAAGACCGATCTGGGGGACTTCGGCGCGGAGCTGGCCGCCCGGGGCGTGGCGCTGAAGCTGGGGAAGGACTACCTGGCCGATCTCACCGAGGACGTGATCTTCCGGACCCCGGGCCTGCGGCCGGACCTGCCGCCCATCGCCGCCGCCGTGGAGCGGGGCAGCCGGCTGACCAGTGAGATGGAGGCCTTTTTCGACGTGTGCCCCTGTCCCATGATCGCCGTCACCGGCAGCGACGGCAAGACGACCACCACCACCATCATCTCCGAGCTGCTGCGCCGGGCCGGACGGACCGTCCACGTGGGCGGAAACATCGGCCACCCGCTGCTCAGCGAGGCCGCCGCCATGGCGCCCACGGACTGGGCGGTGCTGGAGCTGAGCTCCTTCCAGCTGATGACCATGAAAAAGAGCCCGGCCATCGCCGTGGTGACCAACCTCTCGCCCAACCACCTGGACGTCCACAAGGACTACGCCGAGTACATTGCTGCAAAGGAAAATATCTTTACACACCAGTCCGCCCGGGACCTGGCCGTGTTCAATGCCGACAACGCCGACACCGTCCGCTCCGCCGCCAAGGCCCCGGGGCGGGTGCGGTGGTTCTCCCGGCAAAAAGAGGTGGACGAGGGCGCGTTCCTCCGGGGCACCAGCGTGGTGGTCCGGGACGGCCGGGGCGAGCGGGTGGTGATGGACACCGCCGACATCAAATTGCCCGGCGTCCACAACGTGGAGAACTACCTGGCGGCCACCGCCGCCGTGGACGGTCTGGTGAGCGACGAGACCATCCGGGACTTCGCCCGGGAATTCGGCGGCGTGGAGCACCGGATCGAGCTGGTCCGGGAGCGCAATGGCGTCCGCTGGTACAACGACTCCATCGCCTCCAGCCCCAGCCGGACCATCGCGGGGCTGCGCAGCTTCCCGGAGAAGGTCATCCTCATCGCCGGGGGCAAGGACAAGGGCATCTCCTACGCGCCTCTGGGCCCGGAGGTCAACGAGCACGTGAAGCTGCTGATCCTCTGCGGCGCCACCGCCGGAGTGATCCGCGCCGCCGTGGAGCAGGCGGACAACTACGCCGGGCTGGAGATCCTGGAGGTAAGCGATTACCCTGCCGCCGTGGCCCTGGCGGACAGCCGCGCCAAAGCAGGGGACGTGGTGATCCTGTCCCCGGCCAGCACCTCCTTCGACCGCTTCGCCAACTTCATGGAGCGGGGTCGGGTGTTCAAGGACCTGGTGAACGCCCTGAAATAA